TGGTGCGGCTGCTGCGCTCCACCTGCAACACCGTGGAAGCCTTCAATACGGCATGGGGAACACGCCTGAGCTCGCTGGATGAACTCGCGAAGCTTACGTCGCTGCCCATGAACACGCCCGCGGCCAGGGCCGCCTCTAGCCAGTTCCTCAGCCAATACGCGCGCATCTACTTCAAGACCTGCCACGATGCGATCAGGGCGGTTGACCGCAACCACCTCATCCTGGGTTGCCGCTTCGCCACCGCCGCACCTCTGGAAGTCGTCAGGGAAACAGACGGGTTCGTGGACGTGGCCTCTCTGAACAGCTACAGCCTCCAGGCACCCGTGGACCGGCTGGCCAGGCTGCACCGCCTCACCAAGCGGCCGGTGATGTTGACCGCGTTTTCGTTCTATGCCAAGGACTCGGGGCTGCCCAACGCGGGGCCGGGCCGGACGCTGCCCAGGCAGCAGGATCGTGCAGATCGCTACGAGCGGCATGTGACCGAACTGGTGCGCTGGCCCTTCGTCGTCGGTTTCCATTGGTTCGGCTACCTGGATTTTCCCGCGGAAGGTGTTCTGAACGGCGAGAGCCACAACTGCGGTCTTGTGAATGTGCGAGACGAACCCTGGACGGTGCTCGTGGAGCGGATGAGCCAGGTGAACCCCGGCATCGAGGAGGCGCACGCCAGGCCGGGCAAGGAGCTGCTGATTCCCGTGGAAGCCAGGGCGTTCGGCGGACATCACTACTGGGTGGTGCCTGAAGCCACGACCTGGCCCGAGGCCAAAGCGGCCTGCGAGGACATGAACGGGCACTTGGCCGTCATCCGAAGCGATT
This genomic window from Phycisphaerae bacterium contains:
- a CDS encoding C-type lectin domain-containing protein, with translation MRLLRSTCNTVEAFNTAWGTRLSSLDELAKLTSLPMNTPAARAASSQFLSQYARIYFKTCHDAIRAVDRNHLILGCRFATAAPLEVVRETDGFVDVASLNSYSLQAPVDRLARLHRLTKRPVMLTAFSFYAKDSGLPNAGPGRTLPRQQDRADRYERHVTELVRWPFVVGFHWFGYLDFPAEGVLNGESHNCGLVNVRDEPWTVLVERMSQVNPGIEEAHARPGKELLIPVEARAFGGHHYWVVPEATTWPEAKAACEDMNGHLAVIRSDSLNQFLRKLAGRIWLWIGCSLDQPSGKWTWVDGSTLSYANWSVRERQPSGGLDEIFMSMSPNGKWHDHDSEDKLGYICEWDY